One Mycolicibacterium fluoranthenivorans DNA window includes the following coding sequences:
- a CDS encoding polysaccharide deacetylase family protein: protein MSRHAWLWTVLGVVAAVAILIVGSLSGHIRRDDPDAVNCAEVKCVALTFDDGPGPYTDRLLKILQDTDSKATFFLIGNKVAANPAGAKRIAEAGMEIGSHTWEHPNMTAIPPQAIPTQLSKASAAIEAATGQRPKLLRTAGGLINDAVLAEAAKQGLADINWDVIPFDWFNDANTAATRYMLMTQIKPNSVVLFHDTYSSTVDLVYQFIPVLKANGYHLVTVTHMLGERQPGTSYGSRENGAPANDLTDIPPAEIPALPPTPSPPPMPNFPITDIPGANSGGPNNGA from the coding sequence GTGTCACGACATGCCTGGCTGTGGACCGTCCTCGGGGTCGTGGCGGCCGTCGCGATCCTGATCGTCGGCAGCCTGTCCGGTCACATCCGCCGCGACGATCCCGACGCGGTGAACTGTGCAGAGGTCAAGTGCGTCGCGCTGACGTTCGACGACGGGCCCGGTCCCTACACCGACAGGTTGCTCAAGATCCTGCAGGACACCGATTCCAAGGCGACATTCTTCCTGATCGGCAACAAGGTCGCGGCCAACCCCGCCGGCGCCAAGCGCATCGCCGAGGCGGGTATGGAGATCGGCAGTCACACGTGGGAACACCCCAATATGACGGCCATCCCGCCGCAGGCGATTCCCACCCAGCTCAGCAAGGCCAGCGCCGCCATCGAGGCGGCGACGGGGCAGCGGCCCAAACTGCTGCGCACCGCCGGCGGCCTGATCAACGACGCGGTGCTGGCCGAGGCGGCCAAACAAGGGCTGGCCGACATCAATTGGGATGTCATCCCGTTCGACTGGTTCAACGACGCCAACACCGCGGCCACCCGCTACATGCTGATGACGCAGATCAAACCCAATTCGGTGGTCCTGTTCCACGACACCTATTCCTCCACAGTCGATCTGGTGTACCAGTTCATCCCGGTGCTCAAGGCCAACGGCTATCACCTGGTCACGGTCACTCACATGCTCGGGGAACGGCAGCCGGGAACCAGCTACGGCAGTCGAGAAAACGGGGCCCCTGCAAACGATCTCACCGATATCCCGCCGGCCGAGATACCCGCGTTGCCCCCGACGCCGTCACCGCCGCCGATGCCGAACTTCCCGATCACCGATATCCCCGGGGCGAACTCCGGCGGTCCCAACAACGGAGCCTGA
- a CDS encoding PhoH family protein, producing MTDSQIRTYVLDTSVLLSDPWACTRFAEHEVVVPLVVISELEGKRHHHELGWFARQALRLFDDLRLEHGRLDQPIPVGTHGGRLHIELNHSDPTVLPVGFRTDTNDARILTCAANLAAEGKNVTLVSKDIPLRVKAGAVGLTADEYHAQDVITSGWTGMSELDVAAEEIDTLFAEGELDLAAARDLPCHTGIRLLGGSSSALGRVNADKRVQLVRGDREVFGLRGRSAEQRVALDLLLDESVGIVSLGGKAGTGKSALALCAGLEAVLERRTQRKVVVFRPLYAVGGQDLGYLPGSESEKMGPWAQAVFDTLEGLASPAVLEEVLSRGMLEVLPLTHIRGRSLHDSFVIVDEAQSLERNVLLTVLSRLGAGSRVVLTHDVAQRDNLRVGRHDGVAAVIEKLKGHPLFAHITLMRSERSPIAALVTEMLEEISPEALP from the coding sequence GTGACTGATTCTCAGATCCGGACCTACGTGCTCGACACTTCCGTGTTGCTGTCCGATCCTTGGGCGTGCACACGGTTCGCCGAGCACGAAGTAGTGGTCCCGCTCGTGGTCATCAGTGAATTGGAAGGCAAACGGCACCACCATGAACTCGGTTGGTTCGCCCGACAAGCCTTGCGCTTGTTCGACGACCTACGCCTGGAACATGGCCGGCTGGATCAGCCGATCCCGGTGGGTACCCACGGTGGGCGTCTGCACATCGAGCTCAATCACAGCGATCCGACGGTGCTTCCGGTCGGTTTCCGCACCGACACCAACGACGCGCGCATCCTGACCTGTGCGGCCAACCTGGCCGCCGAGGGCAAGAACGTCACCCTGGTGAGCAAGGACATCCCGCTGCGGGTCAAGGCCGGCGCGGTGGGCCTGACCGCAGACGAGTACCACGCCCAGGATGTCATCACCTCCGGCTGGACCGGTATGTCCGAGCTGGACGTGGCCGCCGAGGAGATCGACACGCTGTTCGCCGAGGGTGAGCTGGATCTGGCAGCGGCACGGGATCTGCCGTGCCACACCGGCATTCGGCTGCTGGGTGGCAGTTCGTCGGCGCTGGGACGGGTGAACGCCGACAAGCGCGTGCAGCTGGTGCGCGGTGACCGCGAAGTGTTCGGCCTCCGGGGAAGGTCAGCCGAACAACGCGTCGCCCTCGATCTGCTGCTGGATGAGTCGGTGGGAATCGTGTCCCTGGGCGGCAAGGCGGGTACCGGTAAGTCGGCGCTGGCGCTGTGCGCGGGCCTGGAAGCGGTGCTCGAGCGCCGCACCCAGCGCAAGGTCGTGGTCTTCCGTCCGCTCTACGCCGTCGGCGGCCAGGACCTGGGCTATCTCCCGGGCAGCGAGAGCGAGAAGATGGGGCCATGGGCCCAGGCCGTCTTCGACACCCTGGAAGGATTGGCCAGCCCCGCGGTGCTCGAAGAGGTGCTCAGCCGCGGAATGCTGGAAGTGTTGCCGCTCACCCACATTCGTGGCCGCTCGCTGCACGATTCGTTCGTCATCGTCGACGAGGCGCAGTCGCTGGAGCGCAACGTGCTGCTCACGGTGCTGTCCCGGTTGGGGGCGGGTTCGCGGGTGGTGCTCACCCACGACGTCGCCCAGCGCGACAACCTGCGGGTCGGCCGGCATGACGGTGTGGCCGCGGTGATCGAGAAGCTCAAGGGTCACCCGCTGTTCGCGCACATCACCCTGATGCGCAGCGAGCGGTCCCCGATTGCTGCGTTGGTCACCGAGATGCTGGAGGAGATCAGCCCCGAGGCGCTGCCCTGA
- a CDS encoding acyl-ACP desaturase, whose product MAQKTPPVANTLTLELEPVVAENLTRHLATEEPWYGHDYVPFDQGENFAFLGGKDWDPSDVTLPKPVTDALEILLITKDNLAAHHREIVEHFILDQKWGRWIGRWTAEEHLHAIALRNYLVVTREVDPAANEDVRVEHVMKGYRADKLTQIETLVNIAFFEQSNAVFCRNLEAQITDPTLKGLVGKIATDEERHAVFFSNLVAHVATTARAETVAAVVSRAAELGLVGSDIDAYADKVASVASAGIFDQAALAAVVADRIAAWGLAEEPELREFTHA is encoded by the coding sequence ATGGCACAGAAAACGCCTCCGGTTGCTAATACGCTGACCCTCGAGCTGGAGCCTGTCGTCGCGGAGAACCTCACTCGCCATCTGGCGACCGAGGAGCCCTGGTACGGACACGACTACGTGCCGTTCGACCAGGGCGAGAACTTCGCCTTCCTCGGCGGCAAGGACTGGGACCCGTCCGACGTGACGCTGCCCAAGCCGGTCACGGATGCCCTTGAGATCCTGCTCATCACCAAGGACAACCTCGCCGCGCACCACCGCGAAATCGTCGAGCACTTCATCCTGGACCAGAAGTGGGGCCGCTGGATCGGTCGCTGGACGGCCGAGGAGCACCTGCACGCGATCGCGCTGCGCAACTACCTCGTCGTCACCCGTGAGGTCGACCCGGCGGCCAATGAGGACGTCCGCGTCGAACACGTGATGAAGGGTTACCGCGCCGACAAGCTGACCCAGATCGAGACGCTGGTGAATATCGCGTTCTTCGAGCAGTCGAACGCGGTGTTCTGCCGCAACCTGGAAGCTCAGATCACCGATCCCACGCTCAAGGGCCTGGTCGGCAAGATCGCGACCGACGAAGAGCGGCACGCGGTGTTCTTCTCCAACCTGGTCGCCCATGTGGCGACCACCGCACGCGCGGAGACCGTGGCGGCCGTCGTGTCCCGAGCGGCCGAACTCGGTCTGGTCGGTAGCGATATCGACGCCTATGCCGACAAGGTGGCCTCGGTGGCGTCGGCGGGCATCTTCGACCAGGCCGCGCTGGCGGCCGTCGTCGCTGATCGGATCGCCGCGTGGGGACTGGCCGAAGAACCAGAGTTACGAGAGTTCACGCACGCGTAA
- a CDS encoding glycine hydroxymethyltransferase: MTADSTVSALGADYAATASEAYRAALQVIEQVEPRVAAATRKELADQRDSLKLIASENYASPAVLLTMGTWFSDKYAEGTVGHRFYAACQNVDTVEALAAEHARELFGAPYAYAQPHSGIDANLVAFWAILATRIEAPALAELGAKHVNDLSEADWETLRNKLGNQRLLGMSLDTGGHLTHGFRPNISGKMFHQRSYGTDPETGLIDYAAVAAAAREFKPLILVAGYSAYPRRVNFAKMREIADEVGATLMVDMAHFAGLVAGKVFTGDEDPVPHAHITTTTTHKSLRGPRGGLVLATEEYAPAVDKGCPMVLGGPLSHVMAAKAVALAEARQPAFREYAQRIADNAKSLADGFLTRGARLVTGGTDNHLVLLDVTSFGLTGRQAESALLDAGIVTNRNSIPNDPNGAWYSSGIRFGTPALTTRGFGGEDFDRVAELVVEVLKNTAVEGTSKAKYKLAEGTADRVKAASAELLAANPLYPGLTL, translated from the coding sequence ATGACTGCAGATTCGACCGTCAGCGCACTGGGCGCCGACTACGCCGCCACCGCCAGCGAGGCTTACCGGGCCGCCTTGCAGGTCATCGAGCAGGTCGAGCCCCGGGTCGCCGCCGCCACCCGCAAAGAACTCGCCGATCAACGGGATTCGCTGAAGCTGATCGCCAGCGAGAACTACGCCTCCCCGGCCGTGCTGCTGACCATGGGTACCTGGTTCTCCGACAAGTACGCCGAGGGCACCGTCGGGCACCGCTTCTACGCCGCCTGCCAGAACGTCGACACCGTCGAGGCGCTGGCCGCCGAACACGCCCGTGAACTGTTCGGCGCCCCCTACGCCTACGCACAGCCGCACTCCGGTATCGACGCCAACCTGGTGGCCTTCTGGGCCATCCTGGCCACCCGGATCGAGGCCCCCGCCCTGGCCGAGCTGGGCGCCAAGCACGTCAACGACCTGTCCGAGGCGGACTGGGAGACGCTGCGCAACAAGCTGGGCAACCAGCGCCTGCTGGGCATGTCGCTGGACACCGGTGGGCACCTGACCCATGGCTTCCGGCCCAACATCTCGGGCAAGATGTTCCACCAGCGCAGCTACGGCACCGATCCCGAGACCGGTCTGATCGACTACGCCGCCGTCGCCGCCGCGGCCCGCGAGTTCAAGCCGCTGATCCTGGTGGCCGGCTATTCGGCGTACCCGCGCCGGGTGAACTTCGCCAAGATGCGTGAGATCGCCGACGAGGTGGGCGCCACCCTCATGGTCGACATGGCCCATTTCGCCGGCCTGGTCGCGGGCAAGGTGTTCACCGGTGACGAGGATCCGGTGCCGCACGCGCACATCACCACCACCACCACGCACAAGTCGCTGCGCGGCCCGCGTGGCGGCCTGGTGCTGGCCACCGAGGAATACGCCCCCGCTGTCGACAAGGGCTGCCCGATGGTGCTCGGCGGTCCGCTGAGCCACGTGATGGCGGCCAAGGCCGTGGCGCTGGCCGAGGCCCGTCAGCCGGCGTTCCGCGAGTACGCGCAGCGCATCGCCGACAACGCCAAATCCCTGGCCGACGGTTTCCTCACCCGCGGCGCACGGCTGGTGACGGGCGGCACCGACAACCATCTGGTGCTGCTCGACGTCACCTCGTTCGGGCTGACCGGCCGCCAGGCCGAGTCCGCACTGCTGGACGCCGGCATCGTCACCAACCGCAACTCCATCCCGAACGATCCGAACGGCGCCTGGTACTCCAGCGGCATCCGGTTCGGCACTCCGGCACTGACCACCCGCGGCTTCGGCGGCGAGGACTTCGATCGGGTCGCCGAGCTGGTGGTCGAGGTGTTGAAGAACACCGCCGTCGAAGGCACCTCCAAAGCCAAGTACAAGCTCGCCGAGGGCACCGCCGACCGGGTGAAGGCCGCCTCAGCCGAGCTGCTGGCCGCCAACCCGCTCTACCCGGGCCTGACGCTCTGA